In Carassius auratus strain Wakin chromosome 39, ASM336829v1, whole genome shotgun sequence, a genomic segment contains:
- the LOC113057929 gene encoding transmembrane protein 121-like, with protein sequence MLPSPQVCVSTLVTVSTMAVVDLYLLEQSMLGPRGGAHPAVWPCVAVALGDLCFLLALRFVSAGVVSEARSPRRGFANALWFLFLSLLQLKLFFVCQNYRQERRPPDPLARKTLTLLLSVCLPSLFLILTGADYMTPLRRKQEVRSRLLWVVVDLLDVLDLQAGLWEVQGSVGVPLWVEGVVFFYCYVLLLLLPCVSLTELGATALPGLQVARKEAIYPWLSLVTINVFTLVPRGVGMLWYRDPRVSTVFLGKNLLALAVKLSSAWERHRRGSGGMQGAGAATGTGNQTRGASSEQATEQEQECISPVSSSTCYHTLSRNHGHSHTLPHVSIDPTETSLGPAYISHEL encoded by the coding sequence ATGTTGCCCTCGCCCCAGGTGTGCGTGTCTACTCTGGTGACAGTGAGCACGATGGCTGTGGTCGACCTCTATCTGCTggagcagagcatgctgggaccTCGAGGTGGAGCCCATCCTGCAGTATGGCCATGTGTTGCCGTCGCACTGGGTGACCTGTGTTTCCTGCTGGCGCTGCGCTTTGTTTCCGCCGGTGTGGTTTCGGAGGCTCGCTCTCCCCGTCGGGGCTTCGCCAACGCACTCTGGTTTCTTTTCCTCTCACTGCTGCAGCTGAAGCTTTTCTTTGTGTGTCAGAATTACAGACAGGAAAGACGACCTCCGGATCCTCTTGCCCGCAAAACTCTGACTCTTTTACTTTCAGTGTGCCTGCCCTCACTGTTCCTCATCCTGACAGGAGCAGATTACATGACTCCACTCCGCAGGAAGCAGGAGGTGCGTAGCCGGCTTCTGTGGGTGGTGGTTGACTTGCTTGATGTGCTGGATCTTCAAGCCGGCCTGTGGGAGGTGCAGGGAAGTGTGGGGGTTCCTCTTTGGGTGGAGGGTGTAGTGTTCTTTTACTGTTATGTGCTGTTGCTGTTGCTTCCTTGTGTGTCGCTCACAGAGCTGGGTGCTACTGCACTGCCTGGGCTGCAGGTGGCTCGGAAAGAGGCCATCTATCCGTGGCTTAGCCTGGTGACCATTAACGTGTTCACGCTCGTCCCCAGAGGGGTCGGGATGCTGTGGTATAGGGACCCACGGGTATCCACGGTGTTCCTGGGGAAAAACCTGCTGGCTCTTGCAGTAAAGTTGAGCTCCGCCTGGGAGAGGCACAGAAGGGGCAGCGGAGGGATGCAGGGCGCAGGAGCTGCCACAGGAACTGGAAACCAGACCCGTGGAGCATCATCGGAGCAAGCCACGGAGCAGGAACAAGAGTGCATATCTCCAGTGTCATCCTCTACGTGCTACCACACACTCTCACGCAATCACGGACACAGCCACACACTCCCCCACGTCAGCATAGACCCCACTGAAACCTCACTGGGGCCGGCTTACATTTCCCATGAGCTCTAG
- the LOC113057931 gene encoding prefoldin subunit 6-like encodes MAEAIHKKLQSELEKYQQLQKDVSKSMSSRQKLEAQLTENKIVKEELALLDYQNTVYKLIGPVLVKQDLDEAKATVSKRLEYINGEIQRYETLLKEMERKSEQHREVLSSMQQEYQRAQGQAVGKA; translated from the exons ATGGCTGAAGCGATTCATAAGAAGTTGCAGTCTGAGTTGGAGAAATATCAACAGCTGCAAAAAG ATGTCAGTAAAAGTATGTCATCAAGACAGAAACTGGAGGCACAGTTGactgaaaataaaattgttaagGAG GAGCTTGCATTGTTGGATTAccaaaatacagtttacaaactAATTGGACCAGTTTTGGTCAAACAAGATTTAGATGAAGCCAAAGCAACAGTGAGCAAGAGATTGGAATACATAAACGGTGAAAT TCAGCGCTATGAAACTTTACTGAAGGAGATGGAGAGAAAGTCTGAGCAGCATCGGGAAGTTCTGTCCAGCATGCAGCAAGAGTACCAGCGTGCTCAGGGTCAGGCTGTTGGGAAGGCCTAA
- the LOC113058161 gene encoding transcription factor HES-7-like — protein MGKEAADIRKQKDSKRVSKPLMEKRRRDRINQSLETLRMLLFENTHNEKLKNPKVEKAEILESVVNFLRAEQGLGTESFQITRGKGAYTEESDEDLSSQRQSYPDGMRACLIRVSNFIASKSHEFRHGVEKACENLNKAQPMQVQLLSAPSHRETQVLLYEDSSLPAQQHPTHVQLSNSCTPSGCAKLAQRTVMSAPTTTSSPKQPVMLCDAVWRPW, from the exons ATGGGCAAAGAAGCTGCTGACATACGGAAACAAAAAGACTCGAAACGG GTTTCAAAACCTCTCATGGAAAAAAGAAGGAGAGATCGCATTAATCAAAGCCTAGAAACTCTGAGAATGTTGTTATTTGAGAACACCCACAATGag AAACTCAAGAACCCTAAAGTGGAAAAGGCTGAAATCCTAGAAAGTGTTGTGAACTTCCTAAGAGCAGAACAAGGACTGggaactgaatcttttcaaatcACCAGAGGAAAAGGAGCATATACAGAGGAGTCTGATGAGGACCTGAGCTCACAACGTCAGAGCTACCCTGATGGAATGAGGGCATGTCTCATACGAGTCAGCAATTTTATTGCTAGCAAGAGCCATGAGTTTAGACATGGAGTAGAAAAAGCATGTGAAAACCTTAACAAAGCACAGCCAATGCAAGTCCAGCTACTCTCCGCACCATCCCACAGGGAAACTCAGGTGCTTCTCTATGAGGACTCATCACTGCCAGCACAACAGCATCCCACTCATGTCCAACTGAGCAATTCCTGCACACCATCTGGCTGTGCGAAACTTGCACAAAGAACTGTTATGTCTGCTCCCACCACGACTTCAAGTCCTAAGCAACCTGTAATGCTCTGTGATGCTGTCTGGAGACCTTGGTAG